The following are from one region of the Thermoplasmata archaeon genome:
- a CDS encoding CARDB domain-containing protein, whose product MSARALALVLIVLAVAVVAVPAAVSADTGPLFATITGPTALAPSQTAVYNVTITGGPTGNTTYALNWQITGTNTSGGNPVATSPGSTSGNRTSYRLNVTAPTLEQSLTLTVTVVATPKVGTRENVTTTFAITVLKGIVLAATFHNSGTTAAENVTVRWYIDGTLVGTSILKSIAANGDATVTFTYLPVGLSPGQHTLTVSADLDHDGIIDPARGETVTSTIFYSQVQQPASGWAILLAIGVFIPVFLGVVAWRRRGER is encoded by the coding sequence ATGAGCGCGCGAGCCCTCGCCCTCGTCCTAATCGTGCTCGCGGTTGCGGTCGTGGCCGTCCCGGCGGCGGTCTCGGCGGACACGGGCCCCCTCTTCGCGACGATCACGGGCCCGACGGCCCTGGCCCCCAGCCAGACCGCGGTGTACAACGTCACAATCACGGGCGGACCGACCGGGAACACGACGTATGCCCTGAACTGGCAAATCACGGGCACGAACACGTCGGGGGGCAATCCCGTAGCCACGTCCCCGGGCTCGACCAGTGGCAACCGGACGTCGTACAGGCTAAACGTGACCGCGCCCACCTTGGAGCAGAGCCTCACGCTGACCGTGACCGTCGTCGCCACCCCGAAGGTCGGGACCCGCGAGAACGTGACGACCACGTTCGCAATCACGGTCCTCAAGGGAATCGTGCTGGCCGCGACGTTCCACAATAGCGGCACGACCGCCGCCGAGAACGTCACGGTCCGCTGGTACATCGACGGGACCCTCGTGGGCACGAGCATCCTCAAGTCCATCGCGGCGAACGGGGACGCGACGGTTACGTTCACGTACCTGCCCGTGGGGCTGAGCCCCGGCCAGCACACGTTGACCGTGTCCGCGGACCTCGACCACGACGGGATCATCGACCCGGCGCGGGGTGAGACGGTCACCTCGACGATCTTCTACAGCCAAGTGCAACAGCCCGCGTCGGGATGGGCGATCCTCCTGGCGATCGGGGTCTTCATCCCCGTCTTCCTCGGCGTCGTCGCGTGGCGGCGGCGCGGGGAGCGGTGA
- a CDS encoding ATPase domain-containing protein: MADKEKVPSGIPGLDDLIEGGFYPESTVVLLGSSGTGKSTFAVQFLMEGIEQGEQALYVTLEEPPEQIMHEAELMGFDMRKYYEKSLFFIHLKGKNFKKMIEEQLPQLVKARADYNIPTRVVIDPMTPVIWATGDKLEQRELIGKLFYTLKELGVVLCTVEEHSRPGETIGEDVLLPIYLSDGAIQLEYYPIGGAFNRTLKILKMRGVHHGEGVYPYLFARGIGIVVRASPAQMPEETTRSHTKTFDEALKTAEALKAPARVLDRIRLMQKNWDYDYSPEEALQILFNSYGLRRGA; encoded by the coding sequence ATGGCGGACAAGGAGAAAGTGCCCAGCGGGATTCCTGGCCTGGACGACCTCATCGAAGGCGGTTTCTACCCCGAGTCGACCGTCGTCCTCCTGGGGTCGAGCGGTACGGGAAAGTCGACGTTCGCGGTCCAGTTCCTCATGGAGGGCATCGAGCAGGGCGAGCAGGCTCTGTACGTGACCTTGGAGGAACCGCCGGAGCAGATCATGCACGAGGCGGAACTCATGGGCTTCGACATGCGCAAGTACTACGAGAAGAGCCTCTTCTTCATCCACCTCAAGGGGAAGAATTTCAAGAAGATGATCGAGGAACAGCTGCCTCAGCTCGTCAAGGCCCGCGCGGACTACAACATCCCCACGCGCGTGGTCATCGATCCGATGACCCCGGTGATCTGGGCGACCGGGGACAAGCTCGAGCAGCGGGAGCTAATCGGGAAGCTCTTCTACACGCTCAAGGAGCTCGGCGTCGTCCTGTGTACGGTCGAGGAGCACTCCCGCCCCGGGGAGACGATCGGGGAGGACGTCCTCCTGCCCATCTACCTGTCCGACGGCGCAATCCAGCTGGAGTACTACCCGATCGGCGGCGCGTTCAACCGCACGCTCAAGATCCTGAAGATGCGAGGGGTCCACCACGGCGAAGGCGTGTACCCGTACCTGTTCGCGCGCGGGATCGGCATCGTGGTCCGCGCGAGCCCCGCCCAGATGCCCGAGGAGACCACCCGCTCGCACACGAAGACGTTCGACGAGGCCCTGAAGACCGCGGAAGCGCTCAAGGCGCCCGCGCGGGTCCTGGATCGCATCCGGCTCATGCAGAAGAACTGGGACTACGACTACTCGCCGGAGGAAGCCCTCCAGATCCTGTTCAACTCCTACGGGCTGCGACGGGGAGCCTAG